Part of the Virgibacillus necropolis genome, TCACCTCTGCCTCTGGGACGGTTATCGTAGTACCACTGTCTTCAAGCGCATACTGAATCCCTCTAGTATCCAATTCTGCTTTAATTTGGCCAACCTCTTGCAAGGATAGATTACTATATAATGGCACCAAATTTGATTTAGCTGAAAAAAGTGACAACCCGATAATTAGAAAAACAACGATACCTATTGAGCCCAAAAAAATAACCCTTTGGGCTTTTGATCGCTTCATCCAAAAAGATTTAGCTGAATCCCTCATTTTTAACATGTTTTCTTTCATATATTCCCCCGCCAAATTCCGAAAAAAATAATAGTATGTATTAAGACCTGCTATAAAAAACGCAACTGTGAAGTCGGTTAGCGAGGGACCACCTGAACACATGGATTAGGGTCTCGGAGTGTCAATCCTTACGTTACGAGCCTCTAGCCCTCAAAGCTAAACAAACTAATTTTAAACTTGCATACGCATTATTTCGTTGTATGCATCAATCACTTTTCGTTGGACCTGCACAGATGCCTCTAAGGTAACGCTAGATTTTTGAGAAGCAATCATTACATCATGAAGGTTTTCTATTTCACCACGTGCAAAAGCTTCTGTTTTTTGATTAGATATAACTTGTGTTTTATTCACATTTTCTATTGCAGATTTTAAATTATCTGCAAAATTTGCGTGTGCCTTTCCTGGAGATATGGGTTTGTCATATGTATTAACGGGTAATATAGAATTAGTTATTCCATTTATAAATTGGCTCATGTATTTTCTACTCCTTTAATTGCGTGTACATAAAGTCCGGTTATGACGCATCGAATTTCTTCATTCTTTAATTACTTTCCGATTTCTAAGGCTTTTAACAGCATACTTTTTGTTGCATTTAATGCAGTTACATTTGCTTCATAGGAGCGTGTTGCACTCATTAAATCTACCATTTCTTTTAAAGGATCAACATTTGGTAATTGTACATAGCCATCCTGATTTGCATCAGGGTGAGTTGGATTATAAGCTAGTTTAAATGGAGAGTCATCTTCAGCAATTCTGGAAACCTTCACTCCACCAGTTTCAGTTGATGAAGGATTAGATGCTTTATGTAGGAAAGATTGGAAACTACCATCTTCTGGTTCAAAGACGACCATTTTTCTTCTATATGGTTCAACCTCTCCGTTTTCATTTATAGATGCTCGCGTGGTTTGTGCATTTGCAATATTAGATGAGACAACGTCCATTCGTAACCGTTGAGCTGTGAGTGCACTAGCACTTGAATTTAACGCCCCGAAAATAGACATTCCTATCTACCCCCTCTAATAACTGTTTGTAAACTACCGAACTTACCACTTAACCGATCTACTAATCCTTGATAATAGATTTGATTTTTTGCTAGTTCTGACATTTCTTTATCTATATCAACATTATTTCCGTTATGATTGTACATGGTATTGTTTAGGGTTCTTACTTGATATGCATGACTAGAGGATTCCAAGGAAAAAGGCAGATGCTTTGGGTTTGTTCGTTTAGCTTCAAACGAGCCTGATATGGCATCATTCAATACATGTTTGAACACAACTTCTTTTGCATTGTAATTCGGTGTATCCACATTTGCTACATTGTTTGAAATGACACGGTTTTTAGCAGTTGCATAATCAAGCGAATTTTCTAATGTTCTTATAGTTCCCTCAAATAAACCCATATCTTTCCAACACTTCCTTTTATTAACTATTTTACAACCGACACTTTTTCAATAAGGCTTACGAATATTGTAAATTATAGATTGAGGAATGTCTATGAAATTTCGACATATTACGACTTAATAAAATAAAATAGTTAATATTATCCAGTTCTATGTACCTATTATTTTGGATCTTACTACCATAAACTAATTCGATCACAAATCTAATAGGCATAATGACCCTTTATTTAAAGTAATAAACCATTAGAAAACTTGGCTTATCGCCAAGCCTTAATGGCGAAAGCCTTAGTTGCACTTATGCAGTAAGAAAGGATCTATACTTTCTTAACTGCTAAAATAAAAAAAGGAATCAAAAGGGCTATTATTTCTAGCCTTTTGATTCCTTTTTGATTCTAAGGACTCAAGCTCTCGAGTGCCTACATTTTTTGCTTTTTATCTTGAGCGCAATTTTTCAAGTTCAACTAAGAATTTGTTGTTCAATACTTTAATATATGTTCCCTTCATACCTAATGAACGGGATTCGATAACACCAGCACTTTCTAGCTTGCGTAGTGCGTTTACAATAACAGATCGAGTAATTCCTACACGGTCTGCAATTTTACTTGCTACTAACAAACCTTCGTTACCATTTAACTCTTCAAAGATGTGGTCGATTGCTTCAAGTTCACTGTAGGATAGTGAACTAATTGCCATTTGTACAACCGCTTTACTACGAGCTTCTATTTCAATTTCTTCTGTTTTTTCATGGAGAATTTCCATTCCAACAACTGTTGCACCGTACTCAGCTAAAAGTAAATCGTCATCACTAAAGCTTTCTTCCAATCTACTTAAGACTAATGTACCAAGACGGTCTCCACCACCAATAATTGGAACAATCGTTGTCAAACCACTTTGGAATAATTCACGATTTTCAACTGGAAAAGCAGTAAATGAACTGTTGATATCCAAGTTTGGAGTTGTTTCATAGATTGAAAATAATCCTTGCGTATATTCTTCTGGAAACTGTCTTTCTTCTAGCATGGATTTCATGCGATCATTTTCGATTTCTTGATTGATTGCAAATCCTAAAAGTTTTCCGCGACGGCTTAAGATAAATACGTTCCCCTTAATTACATCTCTAAGGGATGCTGACATCTCATTGAAATCCACCGATTTTCCTGTTGCCTTCTGTAGCATTGCATTAATTTTTCTTGCGCGATTTAATAGTTCCATACTATTAATCCTCCATTCAATATTTTAATTTATAGTATAAATTGGCTTAGATCCCTATTCTTCACAATAGAACTTAGTTTCTTATCAACATATTCCGATGTTATTTCAATTTTATCCATCGTGATGTCTGGAGCTTCAAATGATAAATCCTCCATTAACTTTTCTAAAATAGTGTGTAAGCGACGTGCACCAATATTATCTGTGTCTTGATTTACTTCAAAAGCCACTTCTGCTATTTTATCTACAGCTTGGTCGGTAAATTGTACATTTATACCTTCTGTTTTCAACATAGCTTGATATTGTTTAAGTAATGCGTTGGATGGTTCAAGTAAAATTCGTTTGAAATCACTAACTGTTAGCTTTTCTAATTCCACCCGAATTGGAAATCTCCCTTGAAGCTCTGGAATTAAATCGGACGGTTTTGCCATATGAAATGCTCCTGCTGCTATAAATAACATGTGATCTGTTTTAACTGATCCATGCTTTGTGACAACAGTAGATCCTTCTACAATTGGCAAAATATCACGCTGAACACCTTCTCTGGAAACATTTGCTGTATTATCCTGTTTTCCAGCTACTTTGTCAATTTCATCAACGAAAATAATTCCTGACTGCTCTGATCGAGAGATAGCTTCTTGGGCTACTTCTTCCATGTCTACCAATTTCTGTGCTTCTTGCTGGGTTAAAATCTTTCTCGCTTCAGATACTGGTAATTTACGTTTTTTCTTTTTCTTTGGCATGAATTGTCCAAAGGCATCTTGCATATTCATGCCCATTTGTTCCATTCCAGAGCCCTGCAACATATCAAACATAGAAGGTGGCATTTCCTCAATTTCCACCTGGACCATATGATCCTCTAACTCACCAAGAGCTAGCATGTGTTCAGTACGCTGTCTTTTATTTCTAATTTCTTCGTTACTTTCGTTATTTTCTTCCTCATCATCATCGGAAGAACTACTTGGAAAAAGCATTTCAAACGGGTTTTTGTTGGTTGTATCCTTTTTTACCTGAGGTACTAGTAACTGGACAAGTTTCACATTAGCCTCTTGCTTTGCTTTTTCTTTGACTTCTTCCATCTTCTCTTCTTTAACCATTCGAATAGACATTTCAACTAAATCTCGTACCATCGATTCTACATCACGGCCAACATAACCTACTTCAGTAAATTTTGTCGCTTCAATTTTAATGAAAGGAGCACCAACTAATTTAGCTAACCTTCTAGCTATTTCTGTTTTACCGACACCAGTTGGACCAATCATTAGTATATTCTTTGGTACGATTTCATCTTTAATTGAATCATCTAACTTCATACGGCGATAACGATTTCTGAGGGCTACAGCAACCGACTTTTTAGCTTGCTTTTGACCAATAATATAGTGATCAAGTTGTTCCACAATTTGCTTTGGTGTATAATCATTTCCCATCGTTTTACAAGGCCTCCTTATTACTCAAGCACCTCAAGTGTAATCTGGTCATTTGTAAAGACACATATTTCACCGGCAATTGTAAGTGCTGCATGTGCTATTTCTTTAGCAGTTAGATTTTCAGAATAGCGTACTAGAGATCGACCAGCACTTAAAGCATAGTTTCCACCAGAACCAATAGCTAAAATACCATCATCGGGTTCAATTACTTCACCAGTTCCAGATACAAGAAACATGTTTTCTTTGTTCATGACAATGAGCATCGCCTCCAATTTACGCAATACCTTATCACTTCGCCATTCTTTTGCAAGTTCCACAGATGCTCTTGCTAAATTACCATTATACGTTTCAAGCTTGCTTTCAAATTTTTCAAAAAGAGTAAACGCATCTGCTACCGAACCCGCAAAGCCAGCCAGCACTTGCCCATTAAATAATGTACGTACTTTACGTGCTTTATGTTTCATTACAACTGAATTTCCTAGAGTAACCTGGCCATCTCCACTCATTGCACATTGTCCCTTGTGTGCAACTGCGAAGATTGTTGTTGCATGCATCTCATTTGACACCTGCATCACCTCATAATCTAATTAATTATTGGCTCTAGGGTGAGCCTTCATATACACATTTTTCAAATGATCCTTCGTTACATGCGTATAAATTTGGGTTGAAGATAAGCTTTCATGACCTAATAGTTCTTGAACGCTTCTAAGATCTGCACCCTCATTTAACATGTGTGTTGCAAATGTATGACGTAATTTATGTGGATGAACATGTATAGTTAATGAAGCCTTTTCTACCATTTTTGTCAAGATCAGGCGCATGCCTCTAACAGTTAAAGGAGTACCTTTAGCATTAAGAAATACAGCATTTGTTGCCACATTAGATTTTTTAAGTAGTACATTTCTACCTTCATTCATATACGTTTCCAATGCAATTTCCGCAAAGCGACCAAATGGTACGTATCGTTCTTTTCTACCTTTACCATGGATAAGCATAGTGCCTATAGTAAAATCAATATCTTGCAGTGTTAGACTTTGACACTCACTCACCCGAATTCCTGTAGCGTAGAACGTTTCCAGTAATGCTTGATTTCGCTGCCCCAATGGATCACTCATATCATTCACTTCAAACAATTTCCCAAGTTCCTCCTGATACATAAATCCAGGGATAGGTTTGGTCGTCTTTGGTAAAGTGACTTGAAGAAAAGG contains:
- the fliE gene encoding flagellar hook-basal body complex protein FliE; translation: MSQFINGITNSILPVNTYDKPISPGKAHANFADNLKSAIENVNKTQVISNQKTEAFARGEIENLHDVMIASQKSSVTLEASVQVQRKVIDAYNEIMRMQV
- the xerC gene encoding tyrosine recombinase XerC — encoded protein: MEYLQIEKNASPYTVKYYLNDLETFNQFLMVEGIENLADVDYRLIRVFLTSLYDKKLSRRTVSRLISSMRSFYRFLEREDKVSSNPFLQVTLPKTTKPIPGFMYQEELGKLFEVNDMSDPLGQRNQALLETFYATGIRVSECQSLTLQDIDFTIGTMLIHGKGRKERYVPFGRFAEIALETYMNEGRNVLLKKSNVATNAVFLNAKGTPLTVRGMRLILTKMVEKASLTIHVHPHKLRHTFATHMLNEGADLRSVQELLGHESLSSTQIYTHVTKDHLKNVYMKAHPRANN
- the codY gene encoding GTP-sensing pleiotropic transcriptional regulator CodY; its protein translation is MELLNRARKINAMLQKATGKSVDFNEMSASLRDVIKGNVFILSRRGKLLGFAINQEIENDRMKSMLEERQFPEEYTQGLFSIYETTPNLDINSSFTAFPVENRELFQSGLTTIVPIIGGGDRLGTLVLSRLEESFSDDDLLLAEYGATVVGMEILHEKTEEIEIEARSKAVVQMAISSLSYSELEAIDHIFEELNGNEGLLVASKIADRVGITRSVIVNALRKLESAGVIESRSLGMKGTYIKVLNNKFLVELEKLRSR
- the hslV gene encoding ATP-dependent protease subunit HslV, which codes for MSNEMHATTIFAVAHKGQCAMSGDGQVTLGNSVVMKHKARKVRTLFNGQVLAGFAGSVADAFTLFEKFESKLETYNGNLARASVELAKEWRSDKVLRKLEAMLIVMNKENMFLVSGTGEVIEPDDGILAIGSGGNYALSAGRSLVRYSENLTAKEIAHAALTIAGEICVFTNDQITLEVLE
- the hslU gene encoding HslU--HslV peptidase ATPase subunit; this translates as MGNDYTPKQIVEQLDHYIIGQKQAKKSVAVALRNRYRRMKLDDSIKDEIVPKNILMIGPTGVGKTEIARRLAKLVGAPFIKIEATKFTEVGYVGRDVESMVRDLVEMSIRMVKEEKMEEVKEKAKQEANVKLVQLLVPQVKKDTTNKNPFEMLFPSSSSDDDEEENNESNEEIRNKRQRTEHMLALGELEDHMVQVEIEEMPPSMFDMLQGSGMEQMGMNMQDAFGQFMPKKKKKRKLPVSEARKILTQQEAQKLVDMEEVAQEAISRSEQSGIIFVDEIDKVAGKQDNTANVSREGVQRDILPIVEGSTVVTKHGSVKTDHMLFIAAGAFHMAKPSDLIPELQGRFPIRVELEKLTVSDFKRILLEPSNALLKQYQAMLKTEGINVQFTDQAVDKIAEVAFEVNQDTDNIGARRLHTILEKLMEDLSFEAPDITMDKIEITSEYVDKKLSSIVKNRDLSQFIL
- the flgB gene encoding flagellar basal body rod protein FlgB; amino-acid sequence: MGLFEGTIRTLENSLDYATAKNRVISNNVANVDTPNYNAKEVVFKHVLNDAISGSFEAKRTNPKHLPFSLESSSHAYQVRTLNNTMYNHNGNNVDIDKEMSELAKNQIYYQGLVDRLSGKFGSLQTVIRGGR
- the flgC gene encoding flagellar basal body rod protein FlgC; its protein translation is MSIFGALNSSASALTAQRLRMDVVSSNIANAQTTRASINENGEVEPYRRKMVVFEPEDGSFQSFLHKASNPSSTETGGVKVSRIAEDDSPFKLAYNPTHPDANQDGYVQLPNVDPLKEMVDLMSATRSYEANVTALNATKSMLLKALEIGK